The DNA segment aaggccatacaaagaccgttgaagcttgcaaacatgttggggagaaggaagagagaggccaggtggaggggtcatgtatatctcttcatggagatcaccatgaagaaatgcattattgacatcaagttgttttaaaatccaatttttggtagtgacaatagcaagcagaaggcggagggtagtaactttagcaacaggtgcaaaagtgtctaagaaatcaagtccttcaagttgggtaaaccctttggcaacaactctagctttgtggcgctcaacagtgccatcagaatggtatttgattttatatacccatttacaaccaatagttttctttcctggagggagaggggtaagttgccaagtattgttagcagcaagagcttgaagctcatcttgcatggcagattgccaagaagcatgtttggaggcttcgttatatgtccgaggttcaggatgagaattgatagaggaaataacatttctaaaattggaagataaggaattgtaagacaagtaattatgaataggatatctactacttacagtgttggttgcagtgtggaaatctgcaagataggcaggttgtcggtgaggacgagctgatcttcttggaaattggggtgagatgcttcctggagatgcaggcggtgataattctgatggaggtgcaatgttggatgcaggagcagaggcactatttgttggaagatcataggataatgaggctggtggaggaacagtattgggtgcaggagtagaggcacatggctcgacaggaggtgtagtatcagaaaaaaaatcaaaagcagaattatatgcattagaaatagggagagataaagtgttagagtccttaggcaagccactgtccaatttatatggaaagtggttttcatgaaagattacatgtcttgatatctctatgctatgaaactttaaatttaagataatataaccttttgtattttgcgggaagccaagaaaaatacttttgatagatctatcatctaattttttcctatgtgcagtaatggtactagcataacagagacaaccaaacacttttagaaaggaaatgtcatatggttttccagacaacttttcatgaggagtgatgttatcaagtaatggagtaggaataacatttattaagaaaacaacatgatttacagcaaattcccaaaaaataggaggaagatttgcttgaaaaagtaaagcccgggttacatttagtatgtgttgatgtttacattctacaatgccattttgttgtggtgtttcaacacaagattttttatgtataattccctttgaagcataaaaatttgacatagcaaactcaacaccattgtcagtacgaatcgttttgatattagttttgaaatgattttgaacgaaaacagtgaagttaatgatgtgttgacgcacttcagatttgttatgcagcagaataacccaaatataacgcgagtaatcatcaacaatagtcaagaaataatgaaaaccttgcatagaaattatggaacatggtccccaaatatcaaagtgtacaagatcaaaaatagcatAGGTAACcgtattacttaaagtgaaaagaagttttctctgttttgcacgactacaagtgtcacatacatgatgagtatcaacagtaataaaagagtattgtttgcttaagacatgtaatctttcatgtgaagggtgtcctagtctataatgccatagtgttttgtctgtgatattacaattaataaaaggagcaaaacaatgcggtttagaaTGACTAGAAGtaggcaaggtagtgacaaggtacaagctagcggtggctttaactgtaccaatcctctcttgagtgagattgtcttgtataatgcagtgggttgaagtgaaagttaaagtgcatttaagttggtgtgtgagtttagaaatagatattaagtttaattgaaaatgaggcacgtataacacatcagacaaataaaactgatcagaaaaacgtactaaaccagaatatgtggcataaacagtttggccatttggaagactaattaagacaggtttaattttagtataagtagtaaaaacgttcaaattgtgacaaacatgatcagtggcaccagaatcaataatccaagattcttttatagaagatagtgaagagagaaacttacctgttgaagaatgctcagtattggggatttcatccgtagagatgatgccgacttgattaatttgagtgtgaggggcaggatcctcaaggttttgcttacgcaaaatgttggtaaggaattgacactgttgtgatgtaagttgaatcccctttacatcctgttctttaggaaaaagctcagaaaaagtgtcagtagtaatcatattattggcttgggatgtccaattggtgaatttgtagccaggagggaacccatgctttttataacaggtgtcaacagtgtggccaagacgattacaaaaagtgcagacttttctagtaaaagaaaactttgaggttttaacattaccagaaggaaaacccactttgcaaaaacaaacagcctcagtatgaccatatttaccacaaaaattgcatgtaatagtgtgactactattaagactatgaagactagggttttcattaaacattgtcgaaaagatttttaaaaccaatcaagattttgaaagagaacagaaaaaaataaaaaataaccaagaatagcaaagagggaaataaaaatcagagagaagcgcagcagaactcttcattcgaagagctttgataccatattacgaagtggactttaagcctaactcaacctcataaaaccggctcaatggggtgaggtttgcacccacttatatactatgaaaggctctaatctctagtcgatgtgggatctccaacacaccccctcacgccgagacttccaactcgtgcgtgggactatatattttgggtggtccgatagcggcccgatagcgggtggcacgataggcccaacacaaacactcgctaggatagactcgaaatggctctgataccatattacagtaaatgaagatgaatatttcttgtatgatgtgatgttttaatgtagcgtacgtaatcgcacgtaatcgtaataaagaaagaggttttgatgaaccctaattgtagagaaaaataaatgtaacagaaacttttattcaccggtatattagagagtaaaatacatggtgtatatataagaaaaagattaagacctagctgaaacagaaaaggaaagttgggtcaaacaaacaaagcccaataatttaaaataaaaaattaaatatattaacagctaattagatactaatttttaaactatttataataatgaaaattaatttagaaaccaataatttttgatattttctaatatatattattatattattaaaatagattgtaaaagaaactTTTTAAGGATATCAAAGTATATTTTGTATTCTAATATCCTACTTAATGTCTTTTATTAGCTTATTGGTAATACACTCAAGTTAGGGTGAGCAAATTATTAATTGGATTAAGCTGCATTTGAATCAATCTGCCAAAATCTTGATTATTGGTATGATAAGATTAACAAGTTAACTGAACTACACGTTGCACATAATTTGTCTCTCTAGTTTTAAAACACGTGTCTTcctaatacttaaaaaaaatgaactcACGTCTAACTAAAGttgttatattgattttaaaattttagttaattgtttatatataaGGTTTAATTATCAACATGCATTCATCTCATGACACAGTGAATAAAAATAGAAACCTTATTCATTCGTTTCTTATCTCATGTCTTGTTATTTTCTATAGAATATATTCATATTCTTCCAATAAAAACtatataatattaagaattttaGTGTGAGATAAAAATACTATATTAATTAGAAATAAGTAATATACatcaatttattatattaaagcTTTGAATTAGAGATGTTTTGTAGTTAATTATTTAGataaatttgtttataattCATCAATGATGAATACACGTATGTACCCAAACAACCAAGATATAAAACCTAGCTAGGTATGTGATAGTGTATGTATCTACCCTCAATTGTATAATGTGTAGGAACAAGTACAATATTTTGGggaaataattaataatttattggcACATGTTGGAAATGATTATTTCATGAGCACATGCATGTGGGCAACACATTGGTGAGCCCTGCAAAATGTTGTGCCGTTCCATTTTGGAAGGGATATGGTTGGAATTAATATTACtatatttgaatatttaattGTAAAATAGTAAAGTTGTGATGAACATGAACATGTGCAGTCCACTAAAGAGCGTGGACTTTGTTGCTCTTTTTTCCTTTTAGGGTTGGAGGCTATATAGGCCTAGCTACAACCAAGGATCAACATCACTTTACGTGATTAAGCCTCTTTaaacaagtttttttaatatcatattagCTCTTACTAACATATTAATAGTAGGATTAACAGAAGAAttagaatattaataataaaagttatattaatgCAGCTCATAAAGTATAGGGATCAAATTCATCTCTTGATCAATATATTCAGCTATCCAAGATCAATATATTCTCCctatcatttttagattttgacTTTTTATATCTTTTGTACAAGTTTGTCTTagcatataaattatatttgtaaaaaataataaaaataaagttacaCAAAATATGAATGAAGATTACAACTAAAATTATTTTCGCCATGGCAAGTTCATATTACATGACATTAATACGAAGTTAATTGATTGAGTTGacttcataatatattttcaacttGATTCCATCCATTAATTTTGCAAAGTCAATGAAAAATAACGCTCTTTATTAATTTCATAGAACCCCACCAAAACTAATAAAAAGCAAGAAATTTCATAAGAATTCCTTAATACTGTGTTGTCCAAAGTCAGGAATAAGACAcaactttaatatatatatattataaatatattaatacccACATTCTCACCaataaataactttaataaCACACATTACTTCTCTGGAGAATATTCTAGAATGATTATAATGATTATATTTACGAGCCATTGATGACTTGCTGCTAGCTTTTCTTTATGAAATGAGCCAGTATTACAAGTGAATATTAACCAATATGTCTACAAATTAACTTTTGTCCGTCAAATTGTCCAGTATTAGAATTGGTTTATCcaactttaatttaattcaatGTAAAAggttagttttttaaaataaaagtaaaaaaatatataattatttttaaatgatttaactgttgACAAGttgatgttatttatttttaattttttaagtgtTAGTGTGATTGTTGATGTTAAGAGTTAATTTAATGTTCAACGTTAATAAGTTAGTTTAGTTAATTCTAAGTgatattaacaattttttattttttaataaataaaaatatttatgttaaagTTAGACTAGTATTttctaactaaaataaatattaaaaataattaatcttatttattttcaatattatttaagtTAGAGTTAATTATACttatactaattttatttattttattatttatttaagttagtaTCGATTTAACTAACACtagtttatatattatgaatcaCTTAATTTTCGTAATAACAAATAAGAATTGCAAACTATTTTTAATCTAAGGCTCAAATTTAAAGATGACAAATCTTCTCATTCACAATTTCTTTCTCTCATCTTTTGTATAAATCTCCTCACATTTTTACCCTTTTTAAATCGACTTGGACACGAGCAGACTTTACTCTACCTAAGCCTAGGCTGACTCGGCTCCACTTAGACCCGAGTCGACTCAACCTGGTAtcgggcccgctcggctcgacatggaCTTCGGCCCACTCGCTCGACATGGCCCCGGGTCAACTTGGTTTGACATGGGTGAGCAGACTCAGCTTGACGTGGGTCTGATGTCGACTTGACTTGGTACCAAACTGATTTGACATGGGTCTGGGTTTGGGCCGACTCGGCTCGACCTAAACCTTGGGCGACTCGACTTTGCCTGAACTTTGACCGACTCGGCTCTGCCTGAacttgggccaactcgacctGGTACCAGGCTGAATCGGTTTGACCTAAGGCCGGACCAAGTCAACTCAGTTCGACCTGGGCTCGAAGCGGGTCAACTCGGCTCTACCTGGGCATGGGTCGAATCGTCTCAGCTTGGGTTCAAGCAAACATAGCTCGGCTTGGGTCATGGCCGACTTGGCTCGACATGGACTCTCAGATCGTTTGGTCTTGATCTGGGTTTGAGTCGACTCAGCTCGACTTGGGCTCAATCCGGGCCTGAGTCGACTCAGTTGAACCTGGTCCCCAATCAACTTGACTCGATCTGGGCCAGACCGATTCAACTCAAACTAGGCCCATGTCAACTCGGTTGGACCTTGgtttaattgctaaaataacccctaatttataaatttatacctttttacaaattttatgattttaatttgaataagaacgatttattctcaaatttgtgttaatttcaggattctagggagGAATGAAGATAAttggagaaaagaaaaatatacaaagctaaaaagagaaagttggaataCATCAACACTCACCAAAGCTGTCCAAATTCGCAAAAAACCCAAGATGCCCCTAGTGGATCTCGCTTAAGCAAGATAGCGCCAGTAACGTTGGGCCTTTTATGTTTTACTCGCCCAAGCGAGCCCATTAGCGCTcaagcgagaagtcacttaaacccaagcaaattaggttaaatagggggcttgaggcacaaccctagtgtgcaagattgagaggaaaacatcattgagtgacttgtaacccaattgggagaatagaaggtgatagaagatgtgtggctaattctaccctttaggATTGaaagtaatttgttcaaactcttattaTTGAGGTGATCTTTGATTGATTATCGGTATTATTGTCTTGCTTCTAATTCTTGATCTAGAATCCTAAATTTGACtagaaagtatttttagggttctgatctaataaataatacttaacatatttgagtgctaggaatagacttgaaatgttaattgctatcaacagtTTTTCGGTGGCGCAGGAAGACATGGATTATCTTGGGCCTCTGGATGGGAAAGCAGCCCACTGGGAAAAAGAAAATGAACTGAGAGCTGTTATTCTCACCCCCGTTTACTAAGTACCCCAAACTTTCTAATGCTTGTTCTTTACAAAAATTGCTAGCACATCACATCACGTTGGGAATTGAAACACAcgatcaaattttatttttctcaagaTGCATAAAAACATTTTGAGCATAGGTATatctcaatttaaaatttatatatatatatatatatatatattttacttttacttGAAGCAAGTTTATGACATAAAGAGTTTTTAGAAACaagttttatatcttttataagataaatttactttcaaacaaaaaaaacattttattgtttttaatacaaatgtaaaattaatattttaattttaaacaaaattaagtaCAAATAAAATGAGTTTTGAAAGTATAGAAATAAAAAGTTATGAAAGTAGGATTTGTTAAACTTTTATTGtcagaaaaaaattatgcaatTCAAACTAAAAGTTTGATGATGCTAAGATTGTTaacaaaaaatacatttttcaagggataaatatattaaataataaaacgttatataaatatatgtcaaTCAttgaaaaaatagtaaatatttattgtctttAACTTACAAAACTCtatgaacaatttttttttctagtagaCAAAAACAGAGTGATTCCCATATTGATTTTGGGTCCCATAAGTTGTAACTTTATTCTTGGATATCCAAATCACGAAGACACCTTTAGCATTGAATTCGTGAGTTGAAAGGTTttctgtatatttttttatgataataataataataataataataataaaagtgtttAAAAGAGTATATGTTATGagtaaaactaatttaaatttaaacacactgatagtaaaaaaaacatttcattcAATTACGAATATTTGTATAGAATAATTGTACTTTTCTGAGACGATTAAAGGAATACATGCATgaatcaaatttatatattatttaacttttttattttaacttaataTGAGACTTAAACTTgtacttaattatttttatattaatatcataatataagattttttacccaaaaaaatagagataaaaatatattgttgACTCAGAGTAGACTTTTTGTTTTccatatttatatttactttacAACGTCTACACCGTGTTATTGTGGAAATAGTGTTTGGTTGGAAAGTATATTAGAAACGCGTGAATGTTGTTGTCCTGTAGTTGAATGGAAAGTTgttagtataaaaaaattggGTAGAAGACAACGATGTTTGTTATAAGGTATATATTAAGCCCAACTTTAATTTCACTTTTCTTAATTCGTCAAGTTAGGGtgtaaaatatcaaaatatttaaattcatcaatgaaataaataaatttaactttattttaataaaattgtctgatataaataattttaggtttattttaataaaaagtttaaatcGAAATTAATGGATTTTAAATTCAATCCAATATATTGggtattaaatttaaattggatatgagatgtttttttaaataatccaAAATCAATGTTATTTTATGGAATTATTcggttaaagaaaaaaatttagttgttttcagttgaattatttttatttgatacgTGATCTATTGGGTtagtataattatataaaaaataagctaaacatgaacatacttaaataaactgaatttaattaatttcaaaaatatccaAACAAATTGAATCaatagagagaaagaaaaagaaaaagggaaaGAGAAATCATTCATATCCATTCAACACTGAGAATTTTCAACATGACAAAAAGGTTTCCAACAATTCCACAAATTCTCTTTTTGATTTGCTGAAGGAATTTCCGAAACTTCACTATCATTTATCAATTATTCTCACTTGAAAATTCACTAAAGGGATTATGAAAATATCAAAACAACCTACATCTCCCAATTTCCTTTTTAGCTCAATATACAAGTTTTAACATACAAATATTCTACTAATACATATTTTGAAAACCCTTATCCTAATACTTCTAATGAATAATCAATCTCATCAAAATTTACAAAGTATCAACTCCTAGTGAGACTAGCTATATGTTAGCTTTTACTCAAATGAAATTAATGacgaaattttattaaaaatttcattCTAATAAAAATACCACTTATTAATATACAATTTTCTCATTTCCACATGCTGCATTCTTTTTAAAGAATGTACCTCAAATTTAACATCTACCCCATTTTTACtaactttaaaatttttaattagaTTTGAGATCTAATATCTTTCCATAAACTAATTATACTATCATTATTATcacaatttttcaaaacaatacTTATTTGACAATTTATTCACTAGTGAAAAACGCTTATTTACGACAGTTAATATACAACGTTTCACTACTAAATACTGTTTATCAAAATAttgtgatatttttaaaaaataagtagatAGACAACGATTTCTCTTAGAACCGCTATATGTATCCTTGTTATTATCCTAATTTTAAATCTTGTGTCACGTACGCTTTCGTTTTCTgcgctttctttctttttcgtGCTCTCTCTTCAACTCTTTTGAACGTTCTCTTCATCCATTGCCTTTGTAAGTACTTCCTAATTTTGTTGCTTATTTTTTCTCCATTCTTCCTAATGGTTCATTGTTCATTCTTCCTATTGGTTCATTGTTCATTCTTCCATTGATTCATTTTTAAAGTTAGTTCATTGCTCCACCACTACTCCGCTTTCCCTCCATTGCTATCGTCGTTGTCTTTGTAAGTTTGCACTAGCCATtgttgataaaagaaaatgaaaaccaaatcaaggcacacatttttttaaaacttggaTTTAATCTCAATTAAGAATTGAACTTCCTCAAggcacaattttttttttaaacttgaaTTTAATCTCGATTAAGAATTTAACTTCCCTTACTAAGGTTCTTGTTTATAATTAAAGGAACTTAGATTTTCGAAAGAATTATGTCTTAAAGTATAACTTCGACATCGTTAACTAAAATCATGTTCAGGTGAGtgatttctttatttatataaattttaaaaaaatttacccatatcaataattttcactaaaaaaattatcagaCAATAATATATTCAGATAACACAAACAAACTGTTATTAGTCGAAttaaatcataaaattaaatatgctGAATAtaaaccataaaataaaataaaatcatttacaTGTCTAACCCGTACTTGACCATTTTCAACAGGATTTAAAGTGTAAGCACTGAATACATAAAATTTTGGCAGAAACTCAAAGTTTATTCTCATAAATTTCTCTATTGAAATTGGAATTTAAGTAACAGTATTTTCCACCAAATGAAACCAGCTTCACTCACTTACAAAATATCTTATAGTTATTACAAATCTAAAGAGGCTTCGACCTTAATTAGACCACACTTTGATTCATGAACATGGCTCCTTTCCTATGGAAATTTGGTCAAAAGCCTTCTCCATACAATCACAAGAAGAAAGCCATGAGAGGTAATCAATAGCTCAGAGGATGGAGCAGGTATTAGGGTATGGATCATAAACTACCTGATGGTAGATGGAAGAAGGTAGAATACTACATATTGGATAAGATGGAGGATAAATTTCATCTGACATGGTTTCTTcctcttgttcttcttcttggccaccctcatctcctccttcttcttcttccacatTTTTCAAACTTATTAGCTTAGCATAGCGGAACTTCTTTCTTATCTGATTGGTTAAGGAAACAGCATCCACTTCATCTCCAGTTACCACAACTTGATCATTGCATTCTCCATCAAATGCTATCGATTGCACACCTGCATGTATGAATCAATATTTATTTAGACACTACTATCTATAGCTAGAGATAGTTTTAATTTACAAGTTGATATTTAAGTTGTTATAGAGTAATGATGGAATGAAAATTATTGAAGATGGCACATGCACCTGAACATTTAGCAGCAATTTGCAGGGCCTCCCTTCTGCATTTGTCACTCGCCACGTTCACCTTTATAACTATTTTCTGCTTCATGCATGAGAATTAATATAGATAGAATTATTCAAATGAATATCATACCTTGTAATTATTTCAAGTATATCACCTTCATGTTTGATAATGAAACGGAGGTTGCAGTAGCTTTATGCTGTTGGAGAAGCACGATGTGGGTGTTTGATAATGATCAGATATGTTTCTATGCTTTGTGTGATGCAAGTGATATATAGGAAAATGGTGTATTCACTTCatgtttttgaaataaattatttacttACTCAAATCAAACATAATTAACATGTTaacttaatttgttttttaaagttaaaaaattcaaatatgagATATATAAATACTGATTTAGACGTAAATAGTGATGGATAGTTGCCTAGTAATTTCTTCATTATacacttaaaaagaaaaaaaatagcagAAAATAGAATAATATCTTTAACAAAATGATGTTTTTCTTTATCATTTAAgaatgaaattaataaaaaaaacacgtAAGGGATACtccaactcttatacaaaacCTATAAAACACCATTAGATCTCATCAACAAAGAAAAGCATAAATCTCCTCCTATTGAAGAAAAGCAAAGCTCTAAACACCATATCACCAAAAAAGAAGAAACACACTTAACCACACTCAGTGGGATAGTGAACCTGAACCAAAACACTACAGCTGCAACCACTTCAAGACCACCCAATTCCCTACTTCTCCACCCTATCCTTTCCACCTCTTACCTTATAATAGGAACATACCCAATCTTTCTCATACCCTAATTTTTTAACAAGTATCTtattgaaatctcttctttatattatttattaacaaattttaaatatatgactttacttaaaactaaatttattgtcactcttaatattaactcctttaaatgattaaaataaaatattccttTCTTAGTAAATTaagtttaatgtttttaaaataaaataaaataaaggtcacACTGCAATAATAGGTGAGTggagtatgatttttttttacaaaaaaattaaataattatttttttatttatgtgggCCAGCAGGCCAACCCGCCCTGCCCCGTGTGGACTACATGTTATGTTGGGCGGACCTAAGCGGGTCAGCTGGCTAGATTAATGAGTTTGCTACGCGCTTTTTGGTAGTGGACTACGAGCCGCCTCACATGACCCGCCCCGCATTGCCATCTCTAAAATTTCCCCACAATGCCTTCCTAGAAATTGGCCCTCCTTTGGTTACCTTTGATGGTCAACCCTAAATATGTAAAGGAGAGCTTCATGATATCACAATTTAACACAATAGCATAGATGACCATTTGGGGTTTAGAAACGCCCACCCCACCTAACTTGGTTTGAGAGGAATTTACTTTTAAGCCAAATGCTAGTTCAAACAACACAAAATGGCTTTCATCGTCAAAATATTTTGGATACTCTCTCTATAGAGAAAGAGAGCATCATCTGCAAAGTTTAACATATTCACCTGTAATTTATTAGTCCCAATTTCCACACTTTGTAAAAGATTCTTCAATACAGCCTGCCTAACAATCCTAGCTAGCCCCTTAACGACTATAATAAAAAGGAAAGAGGCAAGGGGATCACCTTGTCTGAGGCCCTTACCCAGTTTAAATTCACCTGTTGGGTTTCATTGACGAGAACCTAGACAAACGAAGATTCAAGGTACACTTTCATCCATTCAATCAATTTCCACAAAAG comes from the Phaseolus vulgaris cultivar G19833 chromosome 8, P. vulgaris v2.0, whole genome shotgun sequence genome and includes:
- the LOC137825860 gene encoding heavy metal-associated isoprenylated plant protein 47-like, which encodes MKKIVIKVNVASDKCRREALQIAAKCSGVQSIAFDGECNDQVVVTGDEVDAVSLTNQIRKKFRYAKLISLKNVEEEEGGDEGGQEEEQEEETMSDEIYPPSYPICSILPSSIYHQVVYDPYPNTCSIL